The DNA region CCACGAGGTAGAGGTCGCCCGCCGAGCCGGCGGTGTTGACCACCAGTGCGACGAAGGCGCCGAACGCGACCAGCGGACTCGGCACGAACACGAGCCCGGCCAGCAGGGGCGTGAGCACGACCAGCGGCGCGATGCCGACGAGCAGGTTGTCCCGCCGGCCCTGGAACTGGTGGAACGCCGCGACGTAGAACGCGCCGACGTGGGGCGCAACCCCGTACGAGACCTCGTACCCCCGGAGCCGGTAGACCAGTCCGTGAACGAGTTCGTGGGCGACGGTGACACCGGCCACGGCGACCAGGAAGGCGACCGCGATCGACCCCGAGACGACGGTGAAACTGAAGCCCGTCTCGGTCTCCTCGAACGCGAACAGCGCGAGGAGGT from Haloarchaeobius amylolyticus includes:
- a CDS encoding DUF3267 domain-containing protein, producing the protein MPTSDHDPTATLRPTTPEGYGEPVRFDYPLWLLVVLVLLLTPPAVLVGGWLLYHAQGPDLLALFAFEETETGFSFTVVSGSIAVAFLVAVAGVTVAHELVHGLVYRLRGYEVSYGVAPHVGAFYVAAFHQFQGRRDNLLVGIAPLVVLTPLLAGLVFVPSPLVAFGAFVALVVNTAGSAGDLYLVARLLRLPDGTLMYDSDVRSSFVYRPAESGDGETVGVESQT